A part of Ptychodera flava strain L36383 chromosome 11, AS_Pfla_20210202, whole genome shotgun sequence genomic DNA contains:
- the LOC139143575 gene encoding meiotic recombination protein SPO11-like, with the protein MASEGSLSSAFVSAQHVNPIPNQILASLESLRQKLVQENDSASARPRPNKGNAITLHQMDRYDVLRRLETVIDHIVTSLSKFEAPRIAYNSRTTWQNIRFTESVGLQMIPNANASEVRFDSTNSVKKFGMTLQVIAMCYKLVQGNTFSTKRDMYYYDTKLFGSQSVLDDIIDNISCMIQVPRESLHILAASKGWVAGDLHYKEGESNLVDCSVTKTGIAIPANINTISDITSSAKMVLIVEKDAIFQKLLDEKLFEKIPECIMVTGRGFPDVSTRRMVKKLWDCLQIPILALVDADPHGMAILSVYKYGSRGLSFDTEQLAVPMIRWLGVLPSDIERFHIRQDSLIPLSTADLNKAREIMQRPFYTAQPMWMKEMQVMLSTNCKAEIEALTSISRSFLTDVYIPSKIADQGWI; encoded by the exons atggcGTCAGAAGGGAGTTTGTCGTCAGCTTTCGTTAGTGCCCAACACGTCAACCCGATACCAAATCAAATACTCGCTTCCCTGGAGTCTCTGCGTCAAAAGTTGGTACAGGAAAACGACTCTGCAAGTGCACGACCTCGGCCCAATAAAGGAAACGCCATAACACTACACCAAATGGATAG GTATGATGTCCTGAGGAGATTAGAAACTGTCATAGACCACATTGTGACATCATTATCAAAGTTTGAAGCTCCAAGGATTGCTTATAATAGCAGAACAACATGGCAAAATATCAG ATTTACTGAAAGCGTTGGCCTACAAATGATTCCAAACGCTAATGCTTCAGAGGTGAGATTTGACAGTACAAATTCTGTTAAAAAATTTG GTATGACTCTACAAGTGATAGCCATGTGTTACAAACTGGTGCAGGGAAACACCTTCTCAACCAAAAg GGACATGTACTACTATGACACTAAGTTATTCGGCAGTCAGTCTGTATTGGATGACATCATTGACAACATCTCATGCATGATTCAAGTGCCAAGAGAATCCCTACACATC CTAGCAGCTAGCAAAGGATGGGTAGCTGGTGATTTACATTATAAAGAAGGAGAAAGTAACTTGGTCGACTGTTCTGTCACAAAGACT GGTATTGCCATTCCTGCCAACATAAACACAATATCAG ATATTACTTCATCAGCAAAGATGGTGCTTATTGTAGAAAAAGATGCAATTTTCCAGAAGCTCCTGGATGAAAAACTGTTTGAGAAAATACCAGAGTGTATAATGGTGACT GGTAGAGGTTTCCCAGATGTGAGTACTCGTAGAATGGTCAAGAAATTATGGGATTGTTTACAGATTCCAATTCTTGCATTGGTTGATGCAGATCCACATG GTATGGCTATCTTGTCAGTGTACAAATATGGATCAAGG GGTTTGTCATTTGACACCGAACAATTGGCAGTACCAATGATCCGATGGCTTGGTGTGCTACCTTCAGACATTGAAAGATTTCACATCCGTCAGGATAGCTTGATTCCATTATCCACAGCTGATCTGAACAAAGCGAGAGAAATCATGCAGAGACCATTCTATACAGCTCAGCCTATGTGGATGAAAGAG ATGCAGGTCATGCTGTCTACAAACTGCAAGGCTGAGATAGAAGCCCTGACTTCAATATCGAGGAGTTTCCTGACAGATGTATACATTCCAAGTAAGATTGCTGATCAAGGTTGGATATAA